The Pedobacter mucosus genome window below encodes:
- a CDS encoding rhomboid family intramembrane serine protease — MNNIYIPPVVKNLLIINILFFIGTWLLTSRGIFLEDSLAVYYFDSPKFKIWQVITYMFMHGGMAHIFFNMFALYTFGSLLETKWGPKKFIIFYFITGLGALFLQWAIQAYEVHQILGTFTNQGKINLEALFTGQFNTSVMNMAQATTFRGIYFGGMLGASGAIFGLLVAFGMLYPNAELFIMFIPVPVKAKYIIPIYILIELSLGVAQIEGDSVAHYAHLGGALIGFILVKLWKDKKDTFYTLYE; from the coding sequence ATGAATAACATATATATCCCACCAGTAGTAAAAAATCTACTGATTATTAATATCCTTTTTTTTATCGGAACCTGGTTACTTACCTCAAGAGGTATTTTTTTAGAAGATTCTTTAGCCGTTTATTATTTTGATTCTCCTAAATTCAAAATTTGGCAGGTAATTACTTACATGTTTATGCATGGCGGAATGGCACATATATTTTTCAATATGTTCGCCCTATATACATTTGGCAGCCTTTTAGAAACGAAATGGGGACCTAAGAAATTTATTATTTTCTATTTTATAACAGGCTTGGGTGCGCTATTTTTACAATGGGCAATACAAGCTTACGAAGTTCATCAGATTTTAGGAACTTTTACAAACCAAGGAAAAATTAACTTAGAAGCCTTATTTACAGGGCAGTTTAATACCAGTGTAATGAATATGGCGCAGGCTACAACCTTTAGAGGGATCTATTTTGGAGGAATGCTTGGTGCTTCTGGTGCAATTTTCGGATTGCTTGTTGCTTTCGGCATGTTGTATCCAAACGCTGAATTATTTATCATGTTTATTCCAGTTCCGGTAAAAGCTAAATACATTATTCCAATTTATATTTTAATTGAATTATCTTTAGGTGTTGCACAAATAGAAGGAGATTCTGTTGCCCATTACGCACACTTAGGCGGTGCACTTATTGGCTTCATTTTAGTTAAACTTTGGAAAGATAAAAAGGACACATTTTATACATTGTATGAATAA
- a CDS encoding rhomboid family intramembrane serine protease, translated as MNNNIFKEVKQKVFQSSNPLFFYMGVNAILFLFVAITTVFIWLSGNNFDISFCVREYLGLPAEISKLPERFYTVVTYMFFHEGFLHLLFNMIGLYWFGNIFMNFLATKQFHFVYIVGGLMGAFFYVAGLNIFPVFAGGLSGATVIGSSAAVMAIITATATLVPNYAVMMLFIGEVKIKWIAIVYFIISFIGLSSANAGGNFSHIGGAILGFVFIKSLQGGNDWSKIFERKSKLKVVVNDQPIKKSSFKGVSQQEIDAILDKISTSGYDKLSAMEKEKLFKASKD; from the coding sequence ATGAATAATAATATTTTTAAAGAGGTTAAACAAAAGGTTTTTCAATCCAGCAATCCCTTGTTTTTTTACATGGGTGTTAATGCTATTTTATTTCTTTTTGTAGCAATAACTACTGTATTTATCTGGCTTAGCGGAAATAATTTTGATATCAGCTTTTGCGTTAGAGAATACCTTGGCTTGCCTGCAGAAATTTCTAAACTGCCAGAACGTTTTTATACAGTAGTAACCTACATGTTTTTCCATGAGGGCTTTTTACACCTCTTGTTTAATATGATTGGCCTTTACTGGTTTGGCAATATTTTCATGAATTTTTTAGCGACCAAACAATTTCACTTTGTATACATTGTTGGCGGCTTAATGGGTGCATTTTTTTATGTAGCAGGGCTGAATATATTTCCGGTTTTTGCAGGAGGATTGTCTGGCGCAACCGTAATCGGGTCATCAGCTGCAGTTATGGCTATTATTACTGCAACAGCAACACTTGTTCCTAATTATGCAGTAATGATGCTATTTATAGGTGAAGTAAAAATTAAATGGATAGCAATTGTTTATTTTATAATTTCATTTATTGGTTTAAGTTCGGCAAATGCCGGAGGAAACTTTTCGCATATTGGTGGTGCCATTTTAGGGTTTGTTTTTATTAAAAGCTTACAAGGTGGAAACGACTGGAGTAAAATATTCGAACGGAAATCAAAATTAAAGGTTGTAGTAAATGATCAACCCATAAAAAAATCAAGTTTTAAAGGTGTTTCACAACAAGAAATTGATGCCATATTAGACAAGATTTCTA